One window of Halopseudomonas maritima genomic DNA carries:
- a CDS encoding CinA family protein: MSHYDPLIDSAAARLGRVLDHLGQRVSTAESCTGGGIAEAITRVAGSSGWFETGFVTYANSSKSRWLGVESTVLEAHGAVSEPVVLAMAAGAKAAADAQLAVAVSGVAGPDGGSAEKPVGTVWFGWALSDGRVISECKRFQGGRREVRAQTVLHALERLVKEAEAQAADRSSV, encoded by the coding sequence ATGTCCCATTACGATCCGCTAATTGATTCTGCCGCCGCGCGTCTCGGGCGCGTGCTTGACCACCTGGGCCAGCGGGTCAGCACCGCGGAGTCCTGCACTGGCGGCGGCATTGCCGAGGCCATTACCCGGGTGGCTGGCAGCTCAGGGTGGTTTGAAACCGGTTTCGTTACCTATGCCAACAGCAGCAAAAGTCGCTGGCTTGGGGTGGAGTCGACGGTGTTGGAGGCGCATGGCGCGGTCAGTGAGCCGGTTGTACTGGCGATGGCAGCCGGCGCTAAAGCGGCCGCTGACGCGCAGCTGGCGGTGGCGGTCAGCGGCGTTGCCGGCCCGGATGGCGGTAGTGCCGAGAAGCCGGTTGGCACGGTCTGGTTTGGTTGGGCGCTGAGTGACGGCAGGGTGATTAGCGAATGCAAGCGCTTTCAGGGCGGGCGCCGAGAGGTGCGTGCGCAGACCGTGCTGCATGCGCTAGAGCGGCTGGTCAAAGAGGCTGAGGCGCAGGCTGC
- a CDS encoding sensor histidine kinase — protein sequence MLSLRTKLLAALAVIVLYGFWIIQLALDLPVSELRFSPLAGQLVAAAPAKPALAVDAFVLGAGTLPADPVLAIEEADVLPLYADINRLFADHSTLLAALEAGELQVRYVDGSIQSLSLLERRFTELPAMFWLQLLCGLAGMAVCLAVWIAGERNLATHSFVLSGLGYLLSSSCAAVYSTRALFIDGDLFRVLSGVNHLGAMLFSAAVSAFLWNYPRRGPSVWIAWFLYAGFAVCMVLDQLQLLASPVEAFHLWVIGVFMVGLSGSVWQWRQTRNSPSDRSAFRWVLLSIVAGTVFFSAGMILPAILQIAVPYAQGPLLATFLLMYIGMALGVARYRLFELERWWFSIWSWLLGGLAVLLTDLALASLLSLSGPTVLAVSLALVGWVYFPVRQFIWGRLTSRRQRGLDTWLSQALPVMLQAQQRDQAHGAVEQALVAVFQPLRLERAGHKLPLPRVVDNGEALQVPGPAGEGDYLLRHAEQGRRLFTRQDIQLAGLVLSLDGLVLRSLNARVEGATEERNRIRQDIHDDLGAKLLQLLHTASDESRQLVREAIRDLRELLQNMDGHEVRLDVAAARWQEEVAGRCQASGVALRWRQQLAPSLLSAGQFSHLTRLLREAVSNALRHATPGELVVELGWQTDGILQLRIENDGVGAAPASAGGRGMHIMAARARQLGGELQQGSEAQRWWLIVQVPLASPVLASVD from the coding sequence ATGTTATCGCTGCGCACCAAACTGCTCGCCGCTTTGGCGGTCATCGTGCTGTATGGGTTTTGGATCATTCAACTGGCGCTCGACCTGCCGGTCAGCGAGCTACGCTTTTCGCCGCTCGCCGGGCAACTGGTGGCTGCAGCCCCGGCGAAGCCCGCGCTGGCGGTGGACGCCTTTGTGCTTGGCGCAGGCACGCTGCCAGCCGACCCGGTGCTGGCGATTGAAGAGGCTGATGTGCTGCCGTTGTACGCCGACATCAATCGGTTGTTTGCCGATCATTCCACGCTGCTTGCAGCGCTTGAGGCCGGCGAGCTGCAAGTTCGCTATGTCGACGGTAGCATTCAGTCGCTGTCGCTGCTGGAGCGTCGGTTTACTGAGCTGCCGGCGATGTTCTGGTTGCAGCTGCTGTGCGGTCTGGCGGGCATGGCCGTCTGCCTGGCCGTGTGGATTGCTGGCGAACGAAACCTGGCTACCCACTCCTTTGTGCTATCTGGCCTCGGATACCTGCTGTCATCGTCCTGTGCTGCGGTGTACAGCACGCGAGCACTCTTTATAGATGGTGACCTGTTTCGGGTGCTCTCAGGCGTCAACCACCTTGGCGCCATGCTGTTTTCTGCGGCGGTCAGCGCGTTCTTGTGGAATTACCCGCGACGGGGCCCCTCGGTCTGGATTGCCTGGTTTTTGTACGCCGGTTTTGCCGTCTGCATGGTGCTGGATCAGTTGCAACTTCTGGCCTCCCCGGTCGAGGCCTTTCACTTGTGGGTTATTGGTGTCTTCATGGTTGGGCTGTCCGGCTCGGTCTGGCAGTGGCGGCAGACGCGCAACAGCCCGTCAGATCGCTCGGCTTTTCGTTGGGTGTTGCTGTCGATCGTTGCCGGCACGGTGTTCTTTTCTGCCGGTATGATTTTGCCGGCGATTTTGCAGATCGCGGTGCCTTACGCTCAGGGACCACTGCTGGCGACCTTCCTGCTCATGTATATCGGCATGGCCTTGGGGGTGGCTCGCTATCGTCTATTCGAATTGGAGCGCTGGTGGTTTTCGATATGGAGCTGGTTGCTGGGTGGTCTGGCGGTGCTGCTCACTGATCTGGCGTTGGCCTCGTTGCTTTCCCTGTCCGGGCCTACCGTTTTGGCGGTGTCGCTGGCGCTGGTTGGCTGGGTCTACTTTCCGGTGCGACAGTTCATCTGGGGTCGCTTGACCAGCAGGCGGCAGCGCGGTCTGGACACCTGGTTGTCGCAGGCGCTGCCGGTCATGCTGCAGGCACAGCAGCGTGACCAGGCTCATGGTGCGGTAGAGCAGGCGCTGGTGGCGGTATTTCAACCGTTGCGGCTGGAGCGGGCGGGGCACAAGCTGCCGTTGCCGCGTGTAGTCGATAACGGTGAAGCCTTGCAGGTACCAGGTCCTGCTGGAGAGGGCGACTATCTGCTGCGCCATGCCGAGCAGGGGCGACGTCTGTTCACTCGCCAGGACATTCAGCTGGCGGGCCTGGTGCTGTCACTGGATGGCCTGGTGCTGCGCTCGCTTAACGCCCGGGTAGAAGGAGCCACCGAGGAGCGCAACCGGATCCGTCAGGATATTCATGACGACCTTGGTGCCAAGCTGCTGCAGTTACTGCATACAGCCTCCGATGAATCGCGTCAGCTGGTACGCGAAGCGATTCGTGACTTGCGTGAGTTGCTGCAGAACATGGATGGTCATGAGGTGCGTCTGGATGTGGCGGCGGCGCGCTGGCAAGAGGAGGTTGCCGGACGCTGCCAGGCCAGCGGCGTGGCCTTGCGCTGGCGTCAGCAGTTGGCCCCGTCGCTGCTGAGTGCCGGGCAGTTCAGTCATCTGACGCGGTTGTTGCGCGAGGCAGTCAGTAACGCGCTACGTCATGCAACGCCTGGGGAGCTGGTGGTTGAGTTAGGCTGGCAAACCGACGGTATCTTGCAGTTGAGGATCGAGAACGATGGCGTTGGCGCGGCGCCGGCCAGCGCTGGCGGGCGAGGTATGCACATCATGGCTGCCCGTGCCCGCCAGCTTGGCGGCGAGCTGCAGCAAGGTAGTGAGGCTCAGCGCTGGTGGCTGATCGTGCAGGTGCCGCTCGCCTCGCCGGTGCTTGCCAGCGTGGATTGA
- a CDS encoding response regulator yields the protein MNYTDRVLIIEDMPQVAGWLAARLRQALGAQVMDHAASAAQAIELIGQSTYTLALVDLGLPDGSGVDLLPQIKRQSPHAQCIVTTIFDDAEHLFAALRAGADGYLLKDDDDHTFEAQLNGILEGKPPLSASIARRILEQFRPTPAPASDALTPREQQLLQLIARGLSVKGAAQELAISPHTAASYMKVIYQKLQVNCRAEATLKALDMGLLGERLGR from the coding sequence ATGAACTACACCGACCGGGTACTGATCATCGAAGACATGCCTCAGGTGGCAGGCTGGCTGGCCGCGCGCTTACGACAAGCGCTCGGCGCGCAGGTGATGGATCACGCGGCCAGCGCGGCCCAAGCCATCGAGCTGATTGGTCAAAGTACTTACACACTCGCGCTGGTCGATCTCGGCTTGCCCGACGGCAGCGGCGTTGACCTGCTGCCGCAAATCAAACGCCAGAGCCCGCACGCCCAGTGCATCGTCACGACCATCTTTGACGACGCCGAGCACCTGTTCGCGGCGCTGCGCGCCGGCGCTGACGGTTATTTGCTCAAGGACGACGACGACCACACGTTCGAGGCCCAGCTGAACGGCATTCTAGAAGGCAAGCCACCACTCTCCGCTTCCATTGCCCGCCGCATTCTCGAGCAGTTCCGTCCAACGCCGGCACCGGCCAGCGATGCACTTACACCCCGTGAGCAGCAGTTGCTGCAGCTCATCGCCCGCGGCCTAAGCGTCAAGGGCGCCGCCCAGGAGCTGGCGATCTCACCCCATACCGCCGCGAGCTACATGAAGGTGATCTACCAGAAGTTGCAGGTCAACTGCCGCGCCGAAGCCACTCTCAAAGCGCTGGACATGGGGCTGCTTGGCGAGCGCCTCGGGCGCTGA
- the mutS gene encoding DNA mismatch repair protein MutS, whose product MKKSKSEATAHTPMMQQYFSIKQQHPEQLLFYRMGDFYELFYDDAKKAARLLDITLTARGQSGGQPIPMAGIPYHSAEGYLARLVKLGESVVICEQVGDPATSKGPVERQVARIITPGTVSDEALLDERRDNLLAALVGAEKGFGLATLDINSGRFVVMELRGWETLLGELERLAPAELLIPDDWESNTPIERRRAVRRRAPWEFDQDSAFKSLTQQFGTKDLVGFGCNDLRLGLGAAGALLSYAKETQRTALPHIRSISHERFEDSVIIDSASRRNLEIDQNLSGGRDNTLLDVLDHTATAMGSRLMARWLNRPLRDMQVLAARQDSISTLLDQQFYLDLQPQLKGIGDIERILARVALRSARPRDLARLRDALAALPALQDCLQPVEAPHLRNLAEQVSTYPDLAELLANAVIDNPPAVLRDGGVIKAGFDAELDELQNISENAGQYLIDLETRERERTGLSTLKVGYNRVHGYYIELSRSQSDQAPVDYIRRQTLKGAERFITPELKAFEDKALSARSRALAREKQLYDELLDRLNEDLAALQTSAASLAEIDVLCTLAERAGTLDYCRPQFIEGSQLHINQGRHPVVEQVLETPFVANDLVLDPDTRMLIITGPNMGGKSTYMRQTALITLLAHIGSFVPAAAVELSCVDRIFTRIGSSDDLAGGRSTFMVEMSETANILNNATDQSLVLMDEVGRGTSTFDGLSLAWSAAEYLARARAFTLFATHYFELTGMADSDPGVVNVHLNATEHNERIVFLHNVQPGPASQSYGLQVAQLAGVPRPVIERAREHLAQLEQQSLEQSNRPAGTPHQPFQSDLFASAAHPLVEHLQGLDVDDLSPRQALELLYKMKREWA is encoded by the coding sequence ATGAAAAAGAGCAAATCCGAAGCCACCGCCCACACCCCGATGATGCAGCAGTACTTCAGCATCAAACAGCAGCACCCCGAGCAGTTGCTGTTCTACCGTATGGGCGACTTTTACGAGCTCTTTTATGACGACGCCAAAAAGGCCGCACGCCTGCTCGACATCACCCTGACCGCCCGCGGCCAATCCGGCGGCCAACCGATTCCCATGGCCGGCATTCCCTACCACTCGGCCGAGGGTTACCTGGCGCGCCTGGTGAAGCTTGGCGAGTCAGTGGTGATCTGCGAACAGGTAGGCGACCCGGCCACCAGTAAGGGGCCGGTCGAGCGTCAGGTCGCGCGCATTATTACGCCCGGCACGGTCAGCGACGAGGCCTTGCTGGATGAACGCCGCGACAACCTGCTGGCCGCTCTGGTGGGCGCCGAAAAGGGCTTTGGCCTGGCCACGCTGGACATCAACAGCGGCCGCTTTGTGGTCATGGAGCTGCGCGGCTGGGAAACCCTGCTGGGTGAGCTGGAGCGTCTGGCCCCCGCCGAGCTGCTGATTCCCGACGACTGGGAGAGCAACACCCCGATTGAACGCCGCCGTGCCGTGCGTCGTCGGGCGCCCTGGGAGTTTGACCAGGACAGCGCCTTCAAGAGCCTGACCCAGCAATTTGGCACCAAGGATCTGGTAGGTTTTGGCTGCAACGACCTGCGTCTGGGACTCGGCGCTGCCGGCGCACTGCTCAGCTACGCCAAGGAAACCCAGCGCACCGCCCTGCCGCACATTCGCAGCATCAGCCACGAGCGCTTTGAAGACAGCGTAATCATCGACAGCGCCAGCCGCCGCAATCTGGAAATCGACCAGAATCTGTCCGGTGGCCGCGACAACACCCTGCTCGACGTGCTGGACCATACCGCCACCGCCATGGGCAGCCGTCTAATGGCCCGCTGGCTGAATCGCCCGCTGCGCGATATGCAGGTACTGGCGGCACGGCAGGACAGCATCAGCACCCTGCTCGATCAGCAGTTCTATCTGGACCTGCAGCCACAACTCAAGGGCATCGGCGATATCGAACGTATTCTCGCCCGTGTAGCCCTGCGCTCTGCCCGCCCGCGTGACCTGGCACGCCTGCGTGACGCGCTGGCAGCGCTGCCTGCGCTACAGGACTGCCTGCAACCGGTTGAAGCGCCGCATCTGCGCAACCTTGCCGAGCAGGTCAGCACTTATCCCGACCTGGCCGAGCTGTTGGCCAACGCGGTGATCGACAACCCGCCAGCGGTACTGCGCGACGGCGGCGTGATCAAGGCCGGCTTTGACGCCGAGCTGGATGAACTGCAGAACATCAGCGAAAACGCCGGCCAATATCTGATTGACCTGGAAACCCGCGAGCGTGAGCGCACTGGCCTGAGCACCCTCAAGGTCGGCTACAACCGGGTGCATGGCTACTATATCGAGCTGTCGCGCAGCCAATCCGATCAGGCGCCGGTCGACTACATCCGCCGCCAGACCCTCAAGGGCGCCGAGCGTTTTATCACCCCGGAGCTGAAAGCCTTTGAAGACAAGGCACTGTCGGCGCGCAGCCGCGCACTGGCCCGTGAGAAACAACTCTACGACGAGCTGCTCGACCGCCTTAATGAAGACCTCGCCGCTCTGCAAACCAGCGCCGCCAGCCTGGCCGAAATCGATGTGCTCTGTACCCTGGCCGAACGCGCAGGCACGCTGGACTACTGCCGCCCGCAGTTTATCGAGGGCAGCCAACTGCATATCAACCAGGGCCGCCACCCGGTGGTGGAACAGGTACTGGAGACGCCCTTTGTCGCCAACGACCTGGTACTGGACCCGGACACCCGCATGCTGATCATTACCGGGCCGAACATGGGCGGTAAATCGACCTACATGCGCCAGACGGCGCTGATCACCCTGCTGGCGCATATCGGCAGCTTTGTACCAGCCGCAGCGGTGGAGCTGTCCTGCGTGGACCGCATCTTCACCCGTATTGGCTCCAGTGACGACCTGGCCGGTGGTCGCTCGACCTTCATGGTCGAAATGAGCGAAACCGCCAACATTCTCAACAACGCCACCGACCAGAGCCTGGTACTGATGGATGAGGTCGGTCGCGGCACCAGCACCTTCGACGGCTTGTCGTTGGCCTGGTCCGCCGCTGAATACCTGGCGCGGGCACGCGCCTTTACCCTGTTCGCCACCCACTACTTCGAACTGACCGGCATGGCCGACAGCGACCCAGGCGTAGTGAACGTGCACCTGAACGCCACCGAACACAACGAGCGCATCGTGTTCCTGCACAACGTGCAGCCTGGCCCGGCCAGCCAGAGTTATGGCTTGCAGGTAGCCCAGCTGGCCGGCGTTCCCCGCCCCGTGATTGAAAGGGCGCGCGAGCATCTGGCTCAGCTTGAGCAGCAGAGCCTGGAACAGAGCAATCGGCCGGCAGGTACACCGCATCAACCTTTCCAAAGTGACCTGTTTGCCAGTGCTGCACATCCGCTGGTGGAACACCTGCAAGGTCTTGACGTAGATGATCTCAGTCCGCGACAAGCGTTGGAGCTGCTATACAAAATGAAACGAGAGTGGGCCTGA
- the fdxA gene encoding ferredoxin FdxA — MTFVVTDNCIKCKYTDCVEVCPVDCFYEGPNFLVIHPDECIDCALCEPECPASAIFSEDEIPEGMDEYIELNADLAEVWPNITEKKDSLPDAEEWDGVPDKLQYLER; from the coding sequence ATGACCTTTGTTGTTACCGACAACTGCATCAAGTGTAAGTACACCGATTGCGTTGAGGTCTGCCCGGTCGATTGCTTCTACGAAGGCCCGAACTTCCTGGTTATTCACCCGGACGAGTGCATCGACTGCGCCCTGTGTGAGCCAGAGTGCCCAGCCAGTGCAATTTTCTCCGAGGACGAAATCCCCGAAGGCATGGACGAGTACATCGAACTGAACGCCGACCTGGCCGAAGTCTGGCCGAATATCACCGAGAAGAAAGATTCTCTGCCCGACGCCGAAGAGTGGGATGGCGTACCGGACAAGCTGCAATACTTGGAGCGCTGA
- the groL gene encoding chaperonin GroEL (60 kDa chaperone family; promotes refolding of misfolded polypeptides especially under stressful conditions; forms two stacked rings of heptamers to form a barrel-shaped 14mer; ends can be capped by GroES; misfolded proteins enter the barrel where they are refolded when GroES binds), with the protein MAAKEVKFGISGRNKMLDGVNTLANAVKATLGPKGRNVLIERSFGAPLITKDGVSVAKEIELKDKFENMGAQLVKDVASRANDDAGDGTTTATVLAQAIVTEGLKAVAAGMNPMDLKRGIDKATAGIVAELKNLAKPCADSKAIAQVGTISANSDESVGSIIAEAMDRVGKEGVITVEEGSGLENELSVVEGMQFDRGYLSPYFVNKPETMSADLDNPYILLVDKKISNIRELLPVLEAVAKAGRPLMIVAEDVEGEALATLVVNNMRGIVKVAAVKAPGFGDRRKAMLQDIAILTGGTVISEEVGLSLETTTLEHLGQAKSVQINKDNSTVVDGAGAKADIEARVNQIRKQVEDTTSDYDREKLQERLAKLAGGVAVIKVGAATEVEMKEKKHRVEDALHATRAAVEEGVVPGGGVALVRTLAAIDGLTGDNEDQNVGIKLLRRAVEAPLRQIVANAGEEAAVVLEKVRGGEGNFGYNAATGEYGDMIAMGILDPAKVTRSALQAAASVASLMITTEAMIAELPEEKPAAMPDMGGMGGMGGMGGMM; encoded by the coding sequence ATGGCTGCAAAAGAAGTTAAATTCGGTATTTCCGGTCGCAACAAGATGCTGGACGGCGTCAACACGCTGGCCAACGCAGTAAAAGCCACCTTGGGTCCGAAGGGCCGCAACGTACTGATCGAGCGCAGCTTCGGCGCGCCGCTGATCACCAAAGACGGCGTTTCCGTTGCCAAGGAAATCGAACTGAAAGACAAGTTCGAAAACATGGGCGCCCAGCTGGTCAAAGACGTTGCCTCCCGCGCCAATGACGACGCTGGTGACGGTACTACCACTGCTACCGTACTGGCCCAGGCTATCGTTACTGAAGGTCTGAAAGCCGTTGCTGCCGGCATGAACCCGATGGACCTCAAGCGCGGTATCGACAAGGCCACCGCCGGCATCGTTGCCGAGCTGAAAAACCTGGCCAAGCCCTGTGCCGACTCCAAGGCCATCGCCCAGGTAGGCACCATCTCCGCCAACTCTGACGAGTCCGTCGGCAGCATCATCGCTGAAGCCATGGACCGCGTTGGCAAAGAAGGCGTCATCACCGTTGAAGAAGGTTCTGGTCTGGAAAACGAACTGTCTGTTGTTGAAGGCATGCAGTTTGACCGCGGCTACCTGTCTCCCTATTTCGTCAACAAGCCGGAAACCATGTCCGCTGACCTGGACAACCCTTACATCCTGCTGGTCGACAAGAAAATCTCCAACATCCGCGAGCTGCTGCCGGTTCTGGAAGCCGTTGCCAAGGCTGGTCGTCCGCTGATGATCGTCGCTGAAGACGTTGAAGGCGAAGCGCTGGCAACCCTGGTTGTCAACAACATGCGCGGCATCGTCAAGGTTGCTGCTGTCAAGGCACCGGGCTTCGGCGACCGTCGCAAGGCCATGCTGCAGGACATCGCCATCCTGACCGGTGGTACTGTGATCAGCGAAGAAGTTGGCCTGAGCCTGGAAACCACGACTCTGGAGCACCTGGGTCAAGCCAAGAGCGTGCAGATCAACAAGGACAACTCCACCGTTGTTGACGGCGCTGGCGCCAAGGCTGACATCGAAGCCCGCGTTAACCAGATCCGCAAGCAGGTTGAAGACACCACCTCCGACTACGACCGTGAGAAGCTGCAAGAGCGTCTGGCCAAACTGGCTGGCGGTGTTGCCGTGATCAAGGTTGGCGCTGCTACCGAAGTTGAAATGAAAGAGAAGAAGCACCGCGTAGAAGACGCGCTGCACGCTACTCGTGCTGCGGTAGAAGAGGGCGTGGTTCCTGGCGGCGGTGTTGCCCTGGTCCGTACTCTGGCTGCGATCGACGGTCTGACTGGCGACAACGAAGATCAGAACGTCGGTATCAAGCTGCTGCGTCGCGCTGTTGAAGCGCCGCTGCGTCAGATCGTTGCCAACGCCGGTGAAGAAGCCGCTGTTGTGCTGGAGAAAGTACGTGGTGGCGAAGGTAACTTTGGCTACAACGCTGCTACCGGCGAATACGGCGACATGATCGCCATGGGTATTCTGGACCCGGCCAAGGTAACCCGCAGCGCGCTGCAGGCTGCTGCGTCCGTCGCCAGCCTGATGATCACCACTGAAGCCATGATCGCTGAGCTGCCGGAAGAGAAGCCGGCTGCAATGCCTGATATGGGCGGCATGGGTGGTATGGGTGGCATGGGCGGCATGATGTAA
- a CDS encoding co-chaperone GroES — MKIRPLHDRVVVRRSEEETKTAGGIVLPGSAAEKPNTGVIVAVGTGRLQDNGEVRALAVKEGDKVVFGPYSGNNTIKVDGEDLLIMSESEIYGVIEG; from the coding sequence ATGAAAATTCGTCCGTTACACGATCGCGTAGTCGTTCGTCGCAGCGAAGAAGAAACCAAGACCGCTGGCGGTATCGTGCTGCCCGGTTCGGCCGCTGAAAAGCCGAATACCGGCGTTATCGTTGCTGTAGGTACCGGGCGTCTGCAGGACAACGGCGAAGTTCGTGCGCTGGCCGTCAAAGAAGGCGACAAGGTGGTATTCGGTCCTTACTCCGGCAACAACACCATCAAGGTTGATGGTGAAGACCTGCTGATCATGAGCGAGTCCGAAATCTACGGTGTAATCGAAGGCTGA
- a CDS encoding FxsA family protein, with amino-acid sequence MALFRVLLLILPLLELASLIVLGDRIGVGATLLWVIGSGLLGLVLIQRQGWSMLQQLQIRMAENRSPFAVLKTGMWWLLAGVLLMIPGLITDTLAVPCLVMALVSRGKPAPGEPGGPSVWKQGDTTIIEGEWRDGEDQRAPRDHRIERD; translated from the coding sequence ATGGCCTTATTTCGAGTGTTGTTGCTGATTCTGCCGCTGCTGGAGTTGGCATCACTGATTGTGCTCGGCGACCGCATAGGCGTCGGGGCAACCCTGTTGTGGGTAATTGGTAGTGGCCTGCTGGGCCTGGTGCTGATTCAGCGTCAGGGCTGGTCCATGCTGCAGCAGCTGCAGATTCGCATGGCCGAGAACCGTTCCCCGTTTGCGGTACTGAAAACCGGTATGTGGTGGCTGCTGGCGGGCGTGCTGTTGATGATCCCCGGTTTGATTACCGATACCTTGGCGGTTCCGTGCCTGGTTATGGCGCTGGTGTCGCGCGGCAAGCCGGCCCCGGGTGAGCCGGGTGGCCCCAGTGTCTGGAAGCAGGGCGATACCACCATTATCGAAGGTGAGTGGCGCGACGGTGAAGATCAGCGCGCGCCGCGCGATCACCGCATCGAGCGTGACTGA
- a CDS encoding SDR family oxidoreductase, whose amino-acid sequence MQLQDSVIIITGGGQGLGRAMGEFLAAKGAKLALVDLNQEALDAAVAACKQAGGDARSYVCNVANEEQVTHMVNQVADDFGAIHGLINNAGILRDGLLLKAKDGQIQKMSMAQWQSVIDVNLTGVFLGTREVAAKMIELGTPGLIINISSISRAGNIGQSNYSAAKAGVAAMTVTWAKELSRYGIRVAGIAPGFIETEMTGSMKPEALEKMTSGIPLKRMGKPAEIAHSAAYLFENDYYTGRILELDGGLRI is encoded by the coding sequence ATGCAACTGCAAGACAGCGTTATCATCATTACCGGTGGCGGCCAGGGTCTGGGGCGAGCCATGGGCGAGTTCCTGGCGGCCAAGGGTGCCAAACTGGCACTGGTCGACCTGAACCAGGAGGCACTGGATGCTGCCGTTGCCGCTTGCAAGCAGGCAGGCGGAGATGCTCGCTCCTACGTTTGTAATGTGGCCAACGAAGAGCAGGTCACCCACATGGTGAACCAGGTGGCCGACGACTTTGGCGCCATTCACGGCCTGATCAACAATGCGGGCATTCTGCGCGACGGCCTGCTGCTGAAGGCAAAAGACGGGCAAATTCAGAAAATGAGCATGGCGCAGTGGCAGTCGGTCATCGACGTCAACCTGACCGGCGTTTTCCTGGGCACCCGTGAAGTTGCTGCAAAAATGATCGAGCTGGGCACCCCGGGCCTGATCATCAACATTTCCTCCATCTCGCGCGCGGGCAACATTGGCCAGTCCAACTACTCTGCCGCCAAGGCCGGGGTAGCCGCCATGACCGTTACCTGGGCCAAGGAACTGTCACGCTACGGCATCCGCGTAGCAGGCATCGCGCCGGGCTTTATCGAAACCGAAATGACCGGCAGCATGAAGCCCGAAGCGCTGGAAAAGATGACCTCCGGAATTCCGCTCAAGCGTATGGGCAAGCCGGCAGAGATCGCCCATTCAGCTGCCTATCTGTTCGAGAACGACTACTACACAGGTCGCATTCTGGAACTGGACGGCGGTCTGCGCATCTGA
- a CDS encoding DUF481 domain-containing protein: MLRRLVSGLVLAVLSMGSVADTLWLDNGDRVSGKVEFLDAGKLVLRTEYAGTLSISTSRIRTFTSDEPVLVRLGNGDEYTVQLAEAEEPGQVMLRVPNRRPIATDIARIDRLLVPRPLVYDMVWEGDIDAELDIKDTSGTEKRDVDVDIASSLQHGRWRHDMTLEYDRDYSNDVKTSHVLDASYDLNRFLDDHWFWAGRMRYKRDYIEELARQRQFGTGPGYQWWNNGLGRFETSLLLGRLWTEERDGTRDKYDALGLQWDYRRYLLGKRFEVFHNAEVLLPADPAVRYQLDTELGLRYRLTSWASLSLKGELDYLNTTDETGYRDTRYTLGVGVGW; this comes from the coding sequence ATGTTGCGTCGGCTGGTTTCAGGTTTGGTTCTGGCGGTGCTGTCGATGGGCAGTGTCGCCGATACGCTGTGGCTCGACAATGGGGACCGAGTCAGCGGTAAGGTGGAATTTCTGGATGCCGGCAAGCTGGTGCTGCGCACCGAGTATGCAGGTACTTTGTCCATCAGCACCAGCCGCATTCGTACCTTTACCAGCGATGAGCCGGTGCTGGTGCGTCTGGGTAATGGCGATGAGTATACGGTGCAGCTGGCAGAGGCTGAGGAGCCGGGGCAGGTCATGCTGCGGGTGCCCAACCGTCGGCCGATTGCGACAGACATAGCCCGCATTGATCGTCTGCTGGTGCCGCGCCCGTTGGTGTACGACATGGTTTGGGAGGGGGATATTGACGCCGAGCTGGACATCAAGGACACCTCGGGCACCGAAAAGCGCGACGTCGATGTGGATATTGCGTCAAGCCTGCAGCATGGACGCTGGCGTCATGATATGACGCTGGAGTATGACCGTGACTACAGCAACGATGTGAAGACCAGTCACGTGCTGGATGCGTCCTATGATCTCAACCGGTTCCTCGACGACCACTGGTTCTGGGCCGGGCGCATGCGCTACAAGCGTGACTATATAGAAGAGCTTGCTCGTCAGCGTCAGTTTGGTACAGGCCCTGGTTACCAGTGGTGGAACAATGGCCTGGGGCGCTTTGAAACCTCGCTGCTGCTGGGGCGGCTCTGGACCGAAGAGCGTGACGGCACTCGCGACAAGTACGATGCGTTGGGGCTGCAGTGGGATTATCGGCGCTACCTGCTAGGCAAGCGCTTTGAGGTGTTTCATAACGCCGAGGTGCTATTGCCGGCCGACCCGGCGGTGCGTTATCAGCTTGATACCGAGTTGGGTTTGCGCTACCGGTTGACCAGCTGGGCCTCACTCAGTTTGAAAGGGGAGCTGGACTATCTCAACACGACCGATGAGACCGGCTATCGCGATACCCGATACACTCTGGGGGTAGGGGTGGGTTGGTAG